A stretch of Prinia subflava isolate CZ2003 ecotype Zambia chromosome 14, Cam_Psub_1.2, whole genome shotgun sequence DNA encodes these proteins:
- the IQSEC1 gene encoding IQ motif and SEC7 domain-containing protein 1 isoform X5 yields the protein MESPAENPSKAAEYLKELNKIIETQQELLEKQKRRIDELEQQVAKLYHENACLQDEHHRHLATCRLQQGVPPAPPGVLSAIQENARHEKSEGDSSRSLRTSLETGSSVSTDPLSVEGEAPSSETGTSLDSPSGYPQGPITHSSALSPEHYEHPYGLYSIAPGQQRARRPKLQHSTSILRKQAEEEAIKRSRSLSESYELSSDLQDKQVEMLERKYGGRLITRHAARTIQTAFRQYQMNKNFERLRSSMSENRMSRRIVLSNMRMQFSFEGPEKVHSSYFEGKQVSVTNDGSKLGSLVPSECDELAETATMKSPAASTDFTDAITELEDAFSRQVKSLAESIDDALNCRSLHSDEIQSAEQVRGREMERESCAPSKPAIHNVDHRKLDEMTASYSDVTLYIDEEELSPPLPLSQSVDRPSSTESDLRLRSVNSSQEYWSMTHKDDKIDTDTSCRSTPSLECQEQRMRMDHLPLLTIEPPSDSSVDLSDRSERGSLKRQNAYDRGITSQQGSPKHIPHSIPAKIITREEQEARHRPRPIDSHLAINGTANRQSKSESDYSDGDNDSINSTSNSNDTINCSSESSSRDSLREQTLSKQTYHKETRNSWDSPAFSNDVIRKRHYRIGLNLFNKKPEKGVQYLIERGFVPDTPVGVAHFLLQRKGLSRQMIGEFLGNRQKQFNRDVLDCVVDEMDFSTMELDEALRKFQAHIRVQGEAQKVERLIEAFSQRYCICNPGVVRQFRNPDTIFILAFAIILLNTDMYSPNVKPERKMKLEDFIKNLRGVDDGEDIPREMLIGIYERIRKRELKTNEDHVSQVQKVEKLIVGKKPIGSLHHGLGCVLSLPHRRLVCYCRLFEVPDPNKPQKLGLHQREIFLFNDLLVVTKIFQKKKNSVTYSFRQSFSLYGMQVLLFENQYYPNGIRLTSAVPGADIKVLINFNAPNPQDRKKFTDDLRESIAEVQEMEKHRIESELEKQKGVVRPSMSQCSSLKKDSGNGTLPRPCLDDSYAGGEGLKRSALSSSLRDLSEAGKRGRRSSAGSLDSNMEGSIISSPHMRRRATSTRECPSRPHQTMPNSSSLLGSLFGGKRGKAPSQSHAEAAAAPHPHHGPYCHQNPPPYHHHHHYHPPPHPHPHPHPYHGHGHGHGHGAFVPHHAAHHAPHHHAPPPPPAGTKPKHSGISTIV from the exons CGTTGAGGGGGAGGCTCCCAGCAGCGAGACCGGCACGTCCCTGGATAGCCCGTCCGGGTACCCGCAGGGCCCTATAACGCACAGCTCGGCGCTGAGCCCCGAGCACTACGAGCACCCCTACGGGCTCTACTCCATCGCGCCGGGCCAGCAGCGAGCCCGCCGGCCCAAGCTCCAGCACTCCACCTCCATCCTGCGCAAACAGGCCGAGGAGGAGGCCATCAAACGCTCCAGATCGCTGTCGGAGAGCTATGAACTCTCTTCAGACCTACAGGATAAGCAG GTGGAGATGCTAGAACGGAAGTATGGGGGCCGTCTGATCACCAGACATGCTGCCCGCACCATCCAGACCGCCTTCCGCCAGTATCAGATGAACAAGAACTTCGAGCGCCTGCGCAGTTCTATGTCCGAGAATCGCATGTCAAGGCGCATCGTCCTGTCCAATATGAGAATGCAGTTTTCCTTTGAAGGGCCTGAGAAAGTCCACAGCTCCTACTTCGAAGGGAAGCAAGTGTCTGTTACAAACGATGGGTCAAAGCTGGGCTCCCTGGTGCCGTCGGAGTGCGATGAGCTCGCGGAGACGGCTACCATGAAGTCCCCGGCAGCATCCACTGATTTCACCGATGCCATAACAGAACTGGAGGATGCTTTTTCCAGGCAGGTGAAATCCCTGGCGGAGTCCATCGACGACGCGCTCAACTGCCGCAGCCTGCATTCGGATGAGATCCAGAGTGCGGAGCAGGTCAGGGGCCGGGAAATGGAGAGGGAGAGCTGTGCCCCGAGCAAACCGGCCATCCACAATGTGGATCACAGGAAGCTGGACGAGATGACGGCGTCCTACAGCGATGTCACGTTGTACATCGACGAGGAGGAGCTGTCCCCGCCCCTGCCGCTCTCCCAGTCCGTGGACAGACCGTCCAGCACGGAGTCGGACCTGAGGCTCCGCTCCGTGAACTCTTCCCAGGAGTACTGGTCCATGACCCACAAGGATGATAAGATAGACACTGATACGAGCTGCAGGAGTACCCCATCACTGGAATGTCAGGAgcagaggatgaggatggatCACCTCCCTCTGCTCACCATCGAGCCTCCCAGTGACAGTTCGGTGGACTTGAGCGATCGCTCGGAGAGGGGCTCACTAAAGAGACAGAACGCGTATGACCGAGGCATCACCAGCCAGCAGGGCAGCCCGAAACATATCCCTCACAGCATTCCTGCCAAGATCATCACccgggaggagcaggaggccaGGCACAGGCCTAGGCCCATAGACAGTCACTTGGCCATCAATGGCACAGCAAACAGGCAAAGCAAGTCGGAGTCTGATTATTCTGATGGAGACAACGACAGCATCAACAGCACTTCCAACTCCAATGATACAATAAACTGCAGCTCAGAATCCTCTTCTAGGGACAGCCTAAGGGAGCAAACCTTGAGCAAACAAACCTACCACAAAGAGACTCGCAACAGCTGGGATTCCCCTGCCTTCAGTAACGATGTTATCAGGAAACGCCATTATAGGATTGGGCTGAATCTTTTTAACAA AAAGCCTGAGAAGGGAGTGCAGTACCTGATTGAGCGGGGCTTTGTGCCGGACACCCCCGTGGGGGTTGCccatttcctgctgcagaggaaggggctcagccggcaGATGATCGGGGAGTTCCTGGGCAATCGGCAGAAGCAGTTCAACAGGGACGTGCTCGA CTGTGTGGTGGATGAGATGGACTTCTCCACAATGGAGCTGGATGAAGCACTCAGGAAATTTCAGGCCCACATCCGTGTCCAAGGAGAAGCCCAGAAGGTGGAGCGGCTCATTGAAGCTTTCAG CCAGCGTTACTGCATCTGCAACCCGGGCGTGGTGCGGCAGTTCCGCAACCCCGACACCATCTTCATCCTGGCCTTCGCCATCATCCTCCTCAACACCGACATGTACAGCCCCAACGTCAAACCCGAGCGCAAGATGAAGCTGGAGGACTTCATCAAGAACCTCAGGG GGGTGGATGATGGTGAGGACATCCCGCGGGAGATGCTGATCGGGATCTACGAGCGCATCCGCAAGCGCGAGCTGAAGACCAACGAGGACCACGTGTCCCAGGTGCAGAAGGTGGAGAAGCTCATCGTGGGCAAGAAACCG ATCGGATCTCTGCACCATGGACTTGGTTGT GTGCTCTCTCTCCCCCACCGGAGGCTTGTTTGCTACTGTAGGCTGTTTGAAGTTCCAGATCCCAATAAACCTCAGAAGCTTGGATTGCACCAACGAgaaatctttttatttaatgatCTTCTAGTG GTGACCAAGATTTTTCAGAAGAAGAAGAACTCTGTCACATACAGTTTTCGACAGTCCTTTTCCCTCTATGGAATGCAAGTTCTTCTCTTTGAGAACCAGT ATTATCCCAATGGCATTCGGCTCACGTCAGCTGTTCCAGGAGCAGATATCAAAGTGCTCATAAATTTCAATGCACCAAATCCTCAGGACAGGAAGAAGTTTACAGATGATTTGAGGGAATCAATTGCAGAAGttcaagaaatggaaaagcacagAATAGAGT CCgagctggagaagcagaaggGGGTGGTCCGGCCCAGCATGTCGCAGTGCTCCAGCCTGAAGAAGGACTCGGGGAACGGGACGCTGCCGCGGCCGTGCCTGGATGACAGCTACGCGGGCGGCGAGGGGCTCAAGCGGAGCGcgctcagctcctccctgcgGGACCTGTCCGAAGCAG GCAAGCGTGGGCGACGCAGCAGTGCAGGATCGCTAGACAGCAATATGGAA gGGTCCATCATTAGCAGTCCTCACATGCGCCGAAGAGCGACATCAACCCGAGAGTGTCCATCTCGCCCTCACCAGACTATGCCCAACTCCTCCTCACTCCTAGGGTCCCTGTTCGGTGGCAAGAGGGGCAAGGCCCCCTCGCAGAGCCACGCGGAGGCCGCGGCGGCGCCGCACCCGCACCACGGCCCGTACTGCCACCAGAACCCGCCGCcctaccaccaccaccaccactacCACCCGCCCCCGCACCCGCACCCGCACCCGCACCCCTACCACGGCCACGGCCACGGCCACGGCCACGGCGCCTTCGTGCCGCACCACGCCGCGCACCACGCCCCGCACCACCacgcgccgccgccgccgcccgccggcaCCAAGCCCAAACACAGCGGCATCAGCACCATAGTCTAG